A genomic window from Periweissella cryptocerci includes:
- a CDS encoding DUF1292 domain-containing protein produces MAQEPEEQQITLVDEDGAEQLFNVLFTFTADEDDTDNKFAGKSYILLYPEGTQEDEEVDIQAFAFNPDEDGEATEGDLQPIEDDEEWAMVEEVLNTFLDDDDNFEA; encoded by the coding sequence ATGGCTCAAGAACCAGAAGAACAACAAATCACCTTAGTTGATGAAGATGGTGCGGAACAACTCTTTAACGTGTTGTTTACATTTACTGCTGATGAAGACGATACTGACAACAAGTTTGCCGGTAAGTCATACATCTTGCTTTATCCAGAAGGTACTCAAGAAGACGAAGAAGTTGATATCCAAGCCTTTGCATTTAACCCTGATGAAGACGGCGAAGCAACTGAAGGCGACTTGCAACCAATCGAAGACGACGAAGAATGGGCAATGGTTGAAGAGGTGTTGAACACTTTCCTCGACGATGATGACAACTTCGAAGCTTAA
- the ruvX gene encoding Holliday junction resolvase RuvX, protein MSRLLGLDIGSRTVGIAVSDIMGWTAQGVEIIRINEDEKEFGIDRMKELVAEYKPSGFVLGLPKNMNNSLGPRAEASKAYGDLLVETFGLPVDFIDERLTTVEAERMLIEEADTSRKKRKQVIDKLAASLILQNYLDANGKLTK, encoded by the coding sequence GTGAGTCGTTTACTAGGATTAGACATCGGCTCACGCACGGTCGGAATTGCGGTTAGTGATATCATGGGATGGACCGCACAGGGCGTGGAAATCATCCGCATTAATGAGGATGAAAAAGAATTCGGAATTGACCGAATGAAAGAATTGGTTGCTGAATACAAGCCATCTGGTTTTGTGTTGGGTTTACCAAAGAACATGAACAACAGCTTGGGACCTCGTGCTGAGGCATCCAAGGCTTATGGTGATTTATTAGTCGAAACTTTTGGCTTGCCCGTCGATTTTATCGATGAACGCTTAACAACGGTTGAAGCGGAACGCATGTTAATTGAAGAAGCTGATACTTCGCGTAAGAAACGCAAGCAAGTTATTGATAAACTCGCCGCTAGCTTAATTCTCCAAAATTATTTGGATGCTAACGGTAAATTAACGAAATAG
- a CDS encoding IreB family regulatory phosphoprotein, translated as MSSLDKTALFNFGNEQPKDVHETLQTVYKALEEKGYNPINQIVGYLISGDPAYIPRLNDARNLIRKHERDEIIEELVKSYLSK; from the coding sequence ATGAGTTCGTTAGACAAGACAGCCTTATTCAATTTTGGCAATGAACAACCCAAAGACGTGCATGAAACATTACAAACGGTATACAAGGCACTCGAAGAAAAGGGTTATAACCCAATTAACCAAATTGTTGGTTACTTAATTTCTGGTGATCCTGCTTACATCCCACGTTTGAATGATGCACGTAATTTAATTCGTAAGCACGAGCGCGATGAAATCATCGAAGAGCTTGTGAAGAGTTACTTGAGTAAGTGA